One window of the Leptospira koniambonensis genome contains the following:
- a CDS encoding sulfate adenylyltransferase subunit 1: MDLLRFITAGSVDDGKSTLIGRLLYDSKSVFQDQLEAIEKTGQVNGQINLALLTDGLKAEREQGITIDVAYKYFSTPKRKFIIADAPGHIQYTRNMVTGASNSELAIILIDSRKGVIEQTFRHSYIASLLKIPHVVICVNKMDLVDFSKERFEEIVEDYKNFASDLDFKGLEFIPISALNGDNVVDVSPNMTWWKGKTLLGYLEDLEIEVDETKHEPRFPVQYVIRPQTEEHHDYRGYAGQVRSGVFKKGDEIAVLPSGLRSKIKSILTYEREVEEAFAPMSVTILLEDEIDISRGDMIVTDKHQPVVSQDLEAELCWMDAKSLVPGNKYLLRQTTGSVKSAVKEISFRIDIQTHEKLESSQLALNEIGRIKIRTAKPIAFDNYSENRGTGSFVLVDEGTNNTVGAGMIVGTY; encoded by the coding sequence ATGGACTTATTACGTTTTATTACTGCAGGAAGTGTAGACGACGGAAAATCCACATTGATCGGTCGTCTTCTATACGATAGCAAATCGGTATTCCAAGATCAGTTAGAAGCGATTGAAAAAACAGGCCAAGTAAATGGTCAGATAAATTTAGCTCTTCTTACAGATGGACTTAAGGCAGAAAGAGAACAAGGTATCACAATTGATGTGGCCTATAAATATTTCTCCACTCCTAAAAGAAAGTTTATCATCGCAGATGCTCCTGGGCATATCCAATATACTCGAAACATGGTGACTGGCGCTTCTAATTCTGAGCTTGCAATTATTCTGATCGATTCCCGTAAGGGAGTGATCGAACAAACTTTCAGACATTCGTATATAGCTTCTCTATTAAAAATCCCTCATGTAGTTATCTGCGTGAATAAAATGGACTTAGTGGATTTTTCCAAAGAACGTTTTGAAGAGATCGTAGAAGATTATAAAAACTTTGCTTCCGATCTAGATTTTAAAGGATTGGAGTTCATACCAATTTCTGCTCTGAACGGGGATAATGTTGTAGATGTTTCTCCAAACATGACTTGGTGGAAAGGTAAAACTCTTCTGGGTTATTTAGAAGATCTAGAGATCGAAGTAGATGAGACAAAACACGAGCCTAGATTCCCAGTTCAATATGTGATCCGTCCTCAAACGGAAGAACATCATGATTATAGAGGATATGCAGGCCAGGTCAGAAGCGGCGTTTTCAAAAAGGGAGACGAGATAGCAGTTCTTCCGAGTGGATTACGCTCAAAGATCAAATCGATTCTAACTTACGAAAGAGAAGTAGAAGAAGCTTTTGCTCCAATGTCTGTTACAATTCTTTTGGAAGACGAAATAGATATTAGCCGCGGTGATATGATCGTAACCGATAAACACCAACCGGTTGTTTCTCAAGATCTGGAAGCTGAACTTTGTTGGATGGATGCCAAGTCTTTAGTTCCTGGAAATAAATATCTTTTAAGACAAACTACAGGTTCAGTAAAATCTGCGGTTAAAGAAATTTCCTTTAGGATCGATATTCAAACTCACGAAAAATTAGAATCTTCTCAACTAGCTCTGAACGAGATCGGAAGGATCAAGATCAGAACTGCGAAACCAATCGCATTCGATAATTATTCTGAAAATCGTGGAACAGGAAGTTTCGTTTTGGTAGATGAAGGTACAAATAATACCGTAGGCGCCGGAATGATCGTTGGAACCTACTGA
- a CDS encoding precorrin-2 dehydrogenase/sirohydrochlorin ferrochelatase family protein: MNQLLPVFIKLENKKVLVVGGGNVALEKLQHLKDTGCILTVISKEFKSETVRLLSSIKDTKIETREVNVSDLDGFDLVYSATNDRQTNRDLVEYAKQKKIWINCADDPSLCDFYSSAYFDRGPIRVAVSTQGGFAGLAGTIRTILEEILPKDHDQELENLLEIRNLSKSKLGDPEKRKAALKFLLGEFKEKYLSTDTKS, from the coding sequence ATGAATCAACTTCTTCCAGTTTTTATAAAATTAGAAAATAAAAAGGTGTTAGTAGTGGGCGGAGGAAATGTCGCTCTCGAAAAACTTCAACATCTAAAAGATACTGGCTGTATACTTACAGTTATCTCTAAAGAATTCAAATCGGAAACGGTTCGTTTGCTTTCTTCCATCAAAGATACAAAAATAGAAACAAGAGAAGTTAACGTTTCTGATCTGGATGGTTTCGATCTAGTATATTCTGCTACGAACGATAGACAGACCAATCGTGATTTGGTGGAATACGCCAAACAAAAAAAGATCTGGATCAATTGTGCAGACGATCCTTCTCTTTGTGATTTTTATTCTTCTGCATATTTTGATAGGGGACCGATCCGAGTGGCGGTTTCTACCCAAGGAGGGTTTGCTGGACTTGCAGGGACCATCCGCACCATTCTTGAGGAGATCCTTCCTAAGGATCATGACCAAGAGTTAGAAAATTTATTAGAAATCCGTAATTTAAGTAAGAGTAAACTGGGAGATCCAGAAAAAAGAAAAGCGGCTCTCAAATTTCTTCTTGGAGAGTTTAAAGAGAAATATCTCTCCACGGATACGAAATCATAG
- a CDS encoding peptidoglycan DD-metalloendopeptidase family protein, with translation MPSFKRHFILLSALILVSLNEVQAVYDRLPLKSLEYSDTKIIRVREEIKYNLQISVSNLDQKDLVHLRFLVYKVGPKDTFFKIMARTGMDLDTLSSVNELASPQDIYPGMELLIPNMRGVYDSEEHSPDESTRKKVAARFRISSKFLYYDDLRKSWFVPGRGLPKEEKNFFYGLVFSDPLAEEGRVSSKFGRRKDPFTKKDTFHGGIDLAAEEGTPVYASAEGEVSFSGTRGGYGSLIVLKHGLGYETKYGHLSKLLVAPGTRVKKGQLIGEVGMSGRATGFHLHFEVLRNSLRQRPIFKGHV, from the coding sequence ATGCCTTCCTTCAAAAGACATTTCATTTTATTATCCGCACTCATACTAGTCTCTCTAAACGAGGTCCAAGCGGTTTACGATCGCCTTCCCTTAAAAAGTTTAGAATATTCAGATACTAAGATCATCCGAGTCAGAGAAGAGATAAAATATAACCTTCAAATTTCAGTTTCCAACTTAGATCAAAAAGATCTGGTACATCTTAGGTTTCTAGTCTACAAAGTAGGACCCAAGGATACTTTTTTTAAGATCATGGCCAGGACCGGAATGGACTTGGACACTCTTTCCTCTGTAAACGAATTAGCATCCCCCCAAGACATCTATCCTGGGATGGAACTTTTGATCCCGAACATGAGAGGAGTTTACGATTCTGAAGAACATTCTCCAGACGAATCTACTCGCAAAAAAGTCGCGGCCCGTTTTCGGATCTCTTCTAAATTCTTATACTATGATGACCTAAGAAAATCCTGGTTCGTTCCAGGAAGAGGACTGCCTAAAGAAGAGAAGAACTTTTTTTATGGATTAGTATTCTCAGATCCATTAGCGGAAGAAGGAAGAGTAAGTTCCAAGTTCGGAAGAAGAAAAGATCCCTTTACTAAAAAGGATACTTTCCACGGTGGAATTGATCTAGCAGCTGAGGAAGGAACGCCAGTGTATGCGTCCGCAGAAGGAGAAGTTTCCTTTTCAGGAACAAGAGGCGGCTACGGAAGCTTAATCGTTTTAAAACACGGATTGGGTTACGAAACCAAGTACGGACATTTAAGCAAATTATTGGTAGCTCCTGGTACAAGGGTCAAAAAAGGACAATTGATCGGAGAAGTCGGAATGAGCGGAAGAGCCACCGGATTTCATTTACATTTTGAAGTGTTAAGAAATAGTTTGAGACAAAGGCCCATTTTTAAGGGTCATGTCTGA
- a CDS encoding CPBP family intramembrane glutamic endopeptidase, which translates to MDLEKEDQKPAPGRDVLLMGLIQVLVLFIGMYSYMRITRFQVESTLSLKTPKQNFVKAKEVVNTVPSKVVWNEPASAEKAVREYTEFVVTKRPWLLSLDRIIWGLCFLVPSYFFIRKIAKIETAEFTDSVNGKEILAGFATGFATFCFVNVASSLIFFIIGKPQSNYLEIILTKNLFLNWKLLGWTLLAIAFGAGVFEEFFFRGFLLKYFKEKNLGSMGLIITSFIFGVVHFNGGSYVAPILLIFVGFSFGISYLKTGNIWVPVTAHITYNASMLLAGFLLGDRIS; encoded by the coding sequence ATGGATTTAGAAAAGGAAGATCAAAAACCCGCACCCGGCAGAGACGTTCTACTTATGGGTCTGATCCAGGTTTTAGTACTGTTCATCGGTATGTATTCCTATATGAGGATCACCCGATTCCAAGTGGAGAGCACCTTATCTCTCAAAACCCCCAAACAAAATTTTGTTAAAGCAAAAGAAGTCGTAAACACAGTTCCTTCCAAAGTGGTTTGGAACGAACCCGCCTCCGCAGAAAAAGCAGTTAGAGAATATACTGAGTTCGTAGTTACTAAGCGCCCTTGGTTATTGTCTTTGGACAGGATTATCTGGGGATTATGTTTTCTAGTTCCTTCTTACTTTTTTATTCGAAAGATAGCTAAAATAGAAACTGCAGAATTTACTGATTCAGTAAATGGCAAGGAAATATTAGCAGGTTTTGCAACTGGGTTCGCTACATTCTGTTTTGTGAATGTAGCTAGTAGTCTGATCTTCTTTATTATAGGTAAACCCCAATCAAATTATTTGGAAATCATCCTTACTAAAAATCTTTTCTTAAATTGGAAATTATTGGGATGGACCTTACTTGCAATTGCATTCGGAGCAGGGGTTTTTGAGGAATTTTTCTTTAGAGGGTTTTTGCTAAAATACTTTAAAGAAAAAAACTTAGGCTCTATGGGGCTTATCATCACTTCTTTTATTTTTGGAGTGGTACATTTTAACGGAGGATCTTATGTGGCTCCGATCCTTCTTATATTTGTGGGATTTTCATTCGGAATTTCTTATTTAAAAACCGGTAATATATGGGTGCCAGTGACTGCACATATCACTTATAATGCATCTATGCTTTTAGCCGGATTTCTACTTGGTGATCGGATCTCTTAA
- the cobA gene encoding uroporphyrinogen-III C-methyltransferase, whose translation MNTEVGKVYLVGAGPGNPELMTLKALRILEKAEVILYDALLDSSFLEYFPSSALVHYVGKRAGQHSATQEEIQELIVRYSLQGKTVVRLKGGDPFVFGRGGEELLTLRKHKIPYEIIPGVSALSAGSSGAGFPLTHRGLSRQVLIMDGHTVLQEDTDWKWFAEFKGTIALFMGTSSIVQISKNLIDNGASSLVPVALVENASLKNQKTTVTSLGRIIEEGLSKQSSGPGIIYIGPVVHLIGENPEIDIQGFASQGEEV comes from the coding sequence ATGAATACCGAAGTGGGAAAAGTATATTTGGTGGGTGCAGGTCCCGGAAATCCGGAACTAATGACCTTAAAAGCCCTGAGAATATTAGAAAAAGCGGAAGTAATTCTGTACGACGCTTTATTAGATTCTTCCTTTTTGGAATATTTTCCTTCTTCTGCACTTGTTCATTATGTTGGAAAAAGGGCAGGGCAACACTCCGCTACTCAAGAAGAGATCCAAGAACTGATCGTTCGATATTCTCTCCAAGGTAAAACCGTAGTACGTTTGAAAGGAGGGGATCCTTTTGTATTCGGTAGAGGCGGAGAAGAATTACTCACTTTAAGAAAACATAAAATTCCTTACGAGATCATTCCTGGCGTGAGCGCATTGAGTGCTGGATCTTCTGGTGCAGGTTTTCCTTTGACTCATAGAGGATTGTCTAGACAGGTTTTGATCATGGACGGTCATACTGTTCTGCAAGAAGATACAGATTGGAAATGGTTTGCAGAGTTCAAAGGTACAATCGCTCTATTTATGGGAACTTCTTCCATCGTACAAATCTCTAAAAATTTGATCGATAACGGAGCTTCTTCTCTTGTTCCAGTAGCTTTGGTAGAAAATGCAAGTTTGAAAAACCAAAAGACAACTGTGACCAGCTTAGGCAGAATTATAGAAGAAGGTTTATCCAAACAAAGTTCCGGACCTGGAATTATTTATATAGGCCCTGTTGTTCATCTGATTGGAGAAAATCCTGAAATAGATATCCAAGGATTTGCTTCCCAGGGAGAAGAAGTATGA
- a CDS encoding NADPH-dependent assimilatory sulfite reductase hemoprotein subunit, which translates to MSEQKELSEVEHIKTASKGLRGKIGTAIETGADGFEEDDKQLIKFHGMYQQKDRDRRKDEAGEFIENPTSFMIRGRIPGGRLTSDQYMVWDDMADQFGGGALRLTTRQSIQMHTILLKDLRPIMQAVHKVNLSTMGACGDVVRNVTQALNPWGNKELDQLDPIAQLMSDHFKYKSNAYAELWLGESQLNKEDEPDPIYGTTYLPRKFKIAVTLAGNNSVDIYTNDMGFAATLDANGKIDGYFAFAGGGLGMTHNKPETYPRAADLLGWFPEKDLIAVAEGIVTSHRDFGDRTNRKHARLKYVLAEKGVEWFRAEVERRSGAKFDIDRKLPKWETPNYLGWTERTDGTLALGFHTLSGRIKDFPEKPLKTALKDIISSFKLSVQVTADQDLVLMGIKKEDKEKLESKLKEYNINPASPKPLYDRALACPALPTCGLALTESERTFPLLLESIQKVLDKLDLNDRAPIVRMTGCPNGCARPYSAEIGIVGQQAGGKYSLFFGGNPEGTKVGDYVAKKVPFADIPVQLEKAFEVWKKEGNPNERFGDFAARYSLDKFRELLGAM; encoded by the coding sequence ATGTCAGAACAAAAAGAACTTAGCGAAGTCGAGCATATTAAAACCGCCTCTAAGGGACTAAGAGGAAAGATCGGTACAGCTATCGAAACAGGTGCAGATGGTTTCGAAGAAGACGATAAACAATTGATCAAATTCCACGGGATGTACCAACAAAAGGACAGAGACCGTAGAAAAGATGAAGCTGGAGAATTTATAGAGAACCCAACCTCTTTTATGATCCGAGGTAGGATCCCAGGTGGAAGACTTACTTCGGACCAATATATGGTTTGGGACGATATGGCGGATCAATTTGGTGGTGGGGCATTACGTTTAACTACTAGACAATCTATCCAAATGCATACGATCCTTCTTAAGGATCTAAGACCGATCATGCAAGCAGTCCATAAGGTGAATCTTTCCACCATGGGAGCATGCGGTGACGTTGTGCGTAACGTGACTCAAGCTTTGAATCCTTGGGGAAACAAAGAGCTCGACCAATTGGATCCAATTGCTCAGTTAATGTCTGATCATTTTAAATATAAGAGTAATGCATACGCTGAACTTTGGTTAGGTGAAAGCCAGCTTAATAAAGAGGACGAACCAGATCCGATTTATGGAACTACTTATCTTCCTAGAAAGTTCAAGATTGCAGTTACTCTTGCAGGAAATAACTCAGTCGATATTTATACTAACGATATGGGATTTGCAGCCACTTTAGACGCGAATGGTAAGATAGACGGTTATTTCGCTTTTGCGGGTGGCGGACTCGGAATGACTCACAATAAACCTGAGACATATCCTAGAGCTGCTGACTTACTTGGTTGGTTCCCTGAAAAAGATCTGATTGCAGTTGCAGAAGGTATCGTAACTTCTCATAGAGATTTTGGAGATCGTACAAATCGTAAACATGCTCGTTTGAAATATGTTTTAGCGGAGAAGGGTGTGGAATGGTTCCGCGCCGAAGTAGAACGTAGATCTGGTGCAAAATTTGATATCGATCGTAAACTTCCTAAATGGGAAACTCCAAACTATCTTGGATGGACAGAAAGAACAGACGGAACTCTTGCATTAGGATTCCATACTCTTTCTGGAAGGATCAAAGACTTTCCTGAAAAACCATTAAAGACTGCTTTGAAAGATATTATTTCTAGTTTTAAACTGAGCGTGCAGGTAACTGCGGATCAAGACTTAGTTTTGATGGGGATCAAAAAAGAAGATAAAGAGAAATTAGAATCTAAATTAAAAGAATATAATATTAATCCGGCTTCTCCTAAACCTTTGTATGACCGTGCACTTGCTTGTCCTGCACTTCCTACCTGCGGTTTAGCATTGACCGAGTCTGAAAGGACTTTCCCTCTACTATTGGAATCTATCCAAAAAGTACTCGATAAATTGGATCTGAATGATCGAGCTCCTATTGTGAGAATGACTGGATGTCCTAACGGTTGTGCAAGACCTTATTCTGCAGAAATCGGGATCGTAGGCCAACAGGCTGGAGGAAAATATTCCTTATTCTTTGGAGGAAATCCAGAAGGAACTAAAGTTGGCGATTATGTTGCTAAGAAGGTTCCATTTGCAGACATTCCTGTCCAACTTGAGAAAGCATTTGAAGTTTGGAAAAAAGAAGGAAATCCGAATGAAAGATTCGGAGACTTCGCTGCTCGATATTCCTTAGACAAGTTCAGGGAATTGCTAGGGGCAATGTAG
- a CDS encoding SMP-30/gluconolactonase/LRE family protein, producing MLHRSISNPAIRILIPSILVLLIFGILILFGWTKTDPTDYDSDDIIRQEERDILFISNVVNEKSPIEKPFGLAVDSKGSIYTGSSDGNIYKIKTDGQTELFAKTSGRVLGIVFDGKENLVACVSGLGLAFYDSKGNENVLLREDSEGNPLTNLYGLDIGSDGTVYFTEASRKFSYEDSYLEELESKPNGRILSYEPKTQEVKTVLEDLYHPTGISLSSSEDFLVFGEKYRHRVSRIWLKGKKAGKDQFLITSLPGSPALISSDSQRNFWIALSSPRHIAIDKIQNYPMLKKAIAALPFFFRPLEGELAYVLSMNEEGDISFSLMDNTSDKLGSITSALQYGSGVLLAGFSSQKVWKWKFETLEMFF from the coding sequence ATGCTCCATAGATCTATTTCTAATCCAGCAATTAGGATACTTATTCCTTCTATTCTCGTCCTCTTAATTTTTGGGATCCTTATTCTGTTCGGTTGGACAAAAACAGATCCAACAGATTATGATTCCGATGATATTATCCGCCAAGAAGAAAGAGATATATTATTTATCTCTAATGTAGTAAACGAAAAGTCTCCAATAGAAAAACCTTTCGGCCTTGCAGTTGATTCTAAAGGATCTATTTATACAGGTTCTTCTGATGGGAATATATACAAGATCAAGACTGATGGGCAAACGGAACTATTCGCTAAAACTTCCGGAAGAGTATTGGGGATAGTATTTGATGGAAAAGAAAATTTAGTAGCCTGCGTTTCAGGACTTGGACTCGCATTTTATGATTCCAAAGGAAATGAGAATGTACTGCTTCGAGAAGATTCGGAAGGAAATCCATTAACCAATCTATACGGTCTGGATATCGGATCCGATGGAACAGTTTATTTCACTGAAGCCAGCAGAAAGTTTTCTTACGAAGATTCTTATTTGGAAGAATTAGAATCTAAACCTAATGGTAGAATTCTTTCTTACGAGCCAAAAACCCAAGAAGTAAAAACAGTTTTGGAAGATCTTTATCATCCAACTGGGATCAGTTTATCTTCTTCCGAGGACTTTCTGGTCTTTGGAGAAAAGTATAGGCATCGTGTTTCTCGTATTTGGTTAAAAGGGAAGAAGGCGGGCAAGGATCAGTTCTTGATTACAAGTCTTCCTGGAAGCCCGGCGCTGATCAGTTCAGACTCTCAGAGAAATTTTTGGATCGCGTTATCTTCTCCCAGACATATCGCAATCGATAAGATACAAAATTATCCAATGTTAAAAAAGGCAATTGCTGCACTTCCATTCTTCTTTCGACCCTTAGAAGGAGAATTAGCTTATGTTCTTTCTATGAATGAAGAAGGAGATATTAGTTTTTCTTTAATGGATAATACTTCGGATAAATTGGGATCTATTACTTCTGCTTTGCAGTACGGATCAGGAGTTTTACTTGCAGGATTTTCTTCCCAAAAAGTTTGGAAATGGAAGTTCGAAACTCTAGAAATGTTTTTTTAG